The stretch of DNA GAATTATAGAAAGCCAGAAGTAGGACGTTCGCGGCCATCTCAAAGCAGTGGGCTTCTCGGGGCGTAGAATTGTCACAGTTTGGCTACAACGTTATTCaatagaagaaagaaagaagaaaaatagggGTAAAACGGCGCTACTTGATCAAATATTAGCtgcattaaaatgtaaacactgTTCAGGTGGGCTGTACTTTTGCCAGCAAACACATTTACATACTTTTCAACACTTGTGACAACTGTACTGCAGTATTTGTACTTAACTTGAGTGACCAAAAATACTCTTTCACCGCTTGGAAAATCGCCCTGCTATATTATTAATAGTTTGGTTTTAGTTAACTGTCGTTATTATTAGTACTGCTCTGGCAATTCATTTAGGGTGCCCCTCCCTTCCTTAGCTAGGCTGCAGCGCTCCAACACTTGCCAGGATAGGCAAAACGAAAAATCATATTAGTGTAGTCCTAATGTGgctatgaactttaaaaaaatatgcatctaATTTACCCCAGCATTGACGTTGAAAGTCGGTGGTCGACTGAACAATGTATAACGCTTTGAAAGGGTTATACATTGTTCAGTAAACTATTTTATCATGACTTTTGCTGACACAAAATGACCGACAAGTGGAAACCATCTCTCCCTTTGGCTCACGGCCCGCGTGGCGCATCTAGAACTGCACAAAAAGCGAGCTCTATAGCGCCCCGCCGCACAAGTCTACCCAGCATTCACCGCGGCAGCAGACAACATATGAACATAGCCATCTTGTCAACGAGTCGGGGAGGTAACAGTAGGACTCTCCGAGTCAAATTCTCCCAATTGTCAAACGTTGACATTGTCAGGCGTTTTTATCACCACTTCCTTCGAAGTCAAAGTTAGCCGTTTtttatgctaagctagctagcGAAACGAGTGGACGCTGCGCGCCAAGGAGCGCCACGGAGAAGATGTTTCGCCTACTTATTCCGACGTAAGGGGGAGTGTGCGGcggcagtggcggcggcggcaggcaGACAGTTGGCGTGTGACTTGCTagcttttttagttttttagtttTGGGGTTTTTGCGACGGCTACGGGGCCCTCCTCGGCCCTCGAGTAGCTCCGGACGGCAGCCACCGGGGTTCAAGTAGCAGGTAAGCCGCCCTCAGACCCGGACACTTTAGGGCTGCGACCATATAACCCTCATCCTACTATATCGCGAGACTCATACGCGCTTTGACGGCAGTAGACGTCCAaatcatttgaagtgggagggataaaagggattggacgtctacgtGTGATCATTTCAACTTATTTAAAGAGTTttaatgtcgttttttcacactATGGGGTATGAAAATCTATCAATGTGGGCTTATATTGAGCTAATGAGCTTTGTATTGACGGCAATATACGTCTAAATCATTTGAGGTGTGCATGTAGTAGCAGCGAATGATTGGATGTCTGCAAGTCGTTTAGAGAGTCAtaatgagtcatttttaaacttTGGCGCACTAGACGACCAAAACATTCTTCAAGTCTCACCGGACTGTACTAGTCTACAAGTGCTGCATTCAGTCAAAGAGTTTTGCTTTAGTTTTTCCCCAGAATCGAAATACATAACAGATAGCTAGTGAAGTTTTACAAATTGATCACGGATCCATTGTGACCCCCAGAAACCACCAAACCACCTCATGGATAGGACGTGAGTGGGAGCGCCCAGGCGTCGtcagccctccctccctccctccctccctccttccgtCCGAGGCTCGGGCGGGCGGTCGGACGGAGGATACGGACGGCGCGGCCGAGGGATCGGCGCGCCGCCATGTCCAAAATGCCGGCCAAGAAGAAGAGCTGTTTCCAGATCACCAGCGTGACTCAGGCCCAGGTGGCCGCCGCCGGGGCGGCCGACGACACGGAGAGCCTGGAGGACCCGGACGAGTCCCGCCCCGAGGACGCCGCCCAGGAAATCCACCGCCAGTCGCGCCACGGGCCCGCGTCCGACGGGGGTTCGTCCGAAGAGCTGGCCGacgtggcggtggcggtggagCGCTCGCCTCACTTCTCCGTGCTCTCCGTCACTTCTTTGGGAGACTTCCGGAACGCCGTCGCAGTGGCCTCGCCCCTCCTCGTCCCACAGGCCGCACCCCAAACGCCGGCGCCCCAAGCGGCGACCGCGCCCGCTCCGGGCcctcccgccgccgccacctcgGGGACTTGCACCTCGCGTTTCCGGGTCATCAAACTGGACCACGGTACCGGAGAACCCTTCCGCAGAGGCCGCTGGATGTGCGCCGAATACTACGAGAAGGAGTCCGAGGGCCCCGGCGCCAACAGGACGCCCGTCGGCGCGGCCCCGGAGGGGGACGGCGGCTCGGCCGCCGAGACGCCGTGCCCGGCGGACACGTCGGCCCGGCAGCAAGTCCCGGTCCAGCCTCGGAGCGCCGGCAACGAATTACCTCAGCTGCAAAATTCCCCCgtctcgccgccgccgtcggcgCGAGCTCCCCGACTTCCCGACGGACAGCAAGCGAGCGGCCAGAACCAGAGCGAGTATCACCCTCCGCCGACGGGGCAGACCGCCGACCCCGGCGCTCCGGCGTTCCCTCAGACCGTGGCGACGGGGAGCGGATTTCCACCCGGTTTGCCCCAAAGCCAAGGCCTCCACCCGGCGCCGACTGGTCACGGACTTCCCGCGGTCGGAATCGGACCGTCGGAGGGAGGCGGCGTCGGGATATCCGACGGGGCGGCGGCCCGGCCCCTCCTGCCCGAAAGCCTGCAGCTGGCCACGCCCACCGTCGGCAGCCTGTTCGGAATCCACATACCTGGCGACGGGGACGAGGACAGGTAACGTTGTGCCTTTCATTTATGCTCCATATTTTTGTTAAGCGGCTAACGGTGGCGGGTTGTCCCATCCGGCCGGCTCCACATTGTAATGCTTTGGCTTGAATGGTTTGAACTCACCCCCAATGCTAACGTTAGCCCATAATGTCAACGGCGCGTCCACTATTTTGGTGTGTGAATTTGACGTAAAGCATTTGGAAAGAAGTGTTAAGAGGAAGGAAGCGTGTCAGAGGTTTCTCACGCCGCAACTaccagtcatttaaaaaaaaaaaaaaaaaaaagaacaaccgaACCCGTTTGTTGTCATGTTGTGTATTTGAAATGGTCGGCCTAGCATGGAGGGATTCCATTTCACTGCCACTGTGCACTTTTTCGGGTCTTTTAGGGTCTATCCTATGGTGGCCCCACCATATGTTTTGCCGCCCTGTGGGCTGactttctgtacattttggagCGATAATGCTATGTTTGTGTGACGGGGGCAGGGGTCTCTTTGCTCGCTGGCGCCCTATCGGACGTGGAGCAGCAGTCGCTATTGCGCTGATAAGAGCCGCCCGGCCGGGTCGGCGGGGCGTGTCCACCCACGCCACGTCGTCCTCGTCGGGCCCCTCTGACGCCGGCGACTCGCTGCCGTAACCCGGCCTCCAAAGTTTCTTTGTCGGGACGGACGCAAGTTGCCCTCCGTTGGGCGTCGCGTGGTCTCCGGAGGCACTTTTTTATCCCCCACGTGATTCAAATGTCAACTCACATTTGTTGCTTTTGGAATAGTTGTGTGGTGATACAttggaaatgtttaaaaacgaTTCTCCCCAATTGGCCCGGCCGGCCGCTTGCAAATGTGGACTTTAGCAGCTCcccttccgtccgtccgtccgtctttaTTCATATCGGGTGCCCCAAATAGAAACACTGGGCGAttatggattgaaaaaaaaaaggtgatgaCATTTCCCTGTGGATGTGGCCGGCCGGCACTTTGCTTTGGCCAAAAGGAGCGCCAGAAGCAAGATGGCGCTGGCATACTTGGAAGGTGATTCACTTTCCTTTAATCCTTTCCAGATGCTTTTAGCAAAGCCGGGAGGGAAGGTGTCAAGGAATAACGCAGCAATGTGGGCTAGTCCAAAAGCACGTGCAACAATTGTACCACTCCATGATTCAGATTTGGGGGGGGGCTGCCTGGACCTATACCACAGtcaaaaaaaagcagcaaagtACTGTAAAGGCACGTGACCATCTTGTCACCCTAGCTATCGTCCGAAAATATTGCCGAGGATCGGGGCGTCGGAATccgagcaaaaaaaatgtggtgtCATTGGAACCAGAACCGCCCGCGAATGACCTGCCCTCCTTCAACAACCACTTTGGCACTATTGTTTGTCATGTGAACACGAGGAAGTCACCCGAGCCGCCTCCTTTTGCCCACCTTTTCTAGGCGTTTGTCTCTAGGGTTTGGGGGCGGGGGGAAGCTaaccttccttcctttctgcccgcccgcccgcctgcgTTTGGGGGTCTGGGACACGATGCCGTCGTGGCCCGCCAAAGCCAAGGGGGAAGTTTTGTCACGGCGTTTGGTCGCCAGCTGGCGGAAGCCGCAACGGACGGTGTGTGCTCGCTCGCTCTCCGCTTTCTAGGAAAAGGAAGGGCTCCGGGCGGCGGCCGTAAATCAACGCCTTATTTCGGCCCAAGCGCTCGGCCCACTTTCTTGGGATTTTCTGCCTGTGGTCGGAGTCGTACTTTTCAAAAGTATGCTAATGTTTGGCTGGGCCGttgggtaaagaaaaaaaaggggggagggcAGGAGAGGGGGCCGGCCATTGGGACAGCGTGGGGATTTCCCGTGTACATCCGTTACTGCAGGACGTGGTGTTCTCTCAGCCAAATAGTGGACACTTCATTTTAGGGCTGTACAATAGCATCCATTGTAATCATGGGCTTCAAAATAAGAATAGAGATTGACCCCCCCGCTCCCTATAAACACAGCTCTCACATCTAGTAGAATGGAAGCATCTCATTCTGGTGATGAGCGCCTTTAAGATGGCGAGTATCATATCGTTGAACTGGTTTGCCGGAATGGAAACCATCAATGGAGGCCGTGGTATGTCCGGGGCTATTTTACATTGTCTTGCATCGATGACTTGAATTTGTTGTGGACTTGAGAGAGAGGTGAAGAGTGGCGTTTGGAATCGGAGCACGTCGTTTACAATGGGACGTCCTCTGCCGTCCAAATAGGCGTGGCGGGAAGGCCGGCGTTCCTGGCCATCTCAAAATAAGGACGGTGTCAACACGTAGTATTTGAGTTGCCTGTTGCAAGATGGCTGACATGTGGATTTCTATGAATCTAATTGCTTGAGCATTTTTGTTGGAATATTTACTAACCATTTTGATTTTGACTAAACAAAGAAAGCTGTAGGATACCTAGGATTTATTTGCCCATGGACACattggctagctagctagctagctcgggctttttaaaaaattgatttgCCACTTGTTTCTGTCTTTGAACTGTCCTCATTTGTCTTTGTTTCCCCGCCCACCCGTCCATCTCCCCAACGTGGCCGACGCAGGAACCCCTCCAGGGCCTTCTACCGGGCCTTCCAGTCTGGCGCCAGATTAAAGGCCCACGCCGATAGGTACAGTACCGCGTCGTGTGCTGGAATGGAGTGGCCAGGCCTACTTGTATGGAGCGTGTGCGCGCCAGCTTGAGCTTTGCCCGTGGGCctcgtgcgtgcgtgcgtgcgtgcgtgcgtacgtacgtgcATGCATCGGCCGCTGGACTTGTGTCGGACGACGGACCATCTTTTGAGCACGTATTCAGCCAAATTGCCAAAGTGTCCACGGAtcgcacttgtaggacaccccATTGGCCAAAGGGTGTCCCCTTGATGCCTTGCAATGAAATGGTTTGGACATCCCGGCTTTTCTTCTACTAACCACTGTTATGATGTGTCCATTTGGCCCCCGGTTCAAGTTGTCCGTGTCAGTGGTCATTGGCGTTGTCAAAGCGGCTCCGCTCGGCGACGCGCAAAACGCCAGTCCGCTTTTAGAATCGGGGCTCGGCTTTCGTTTCCCGGTAAGCGCGCCGCTCGTCCCTTTTCTAAGCCCGTGGGTCATATGACGTGGGCCGGCCGATCGATGGGATTCTTCTGGCTTTTGTGATTTTGCCAGCTGCCGTTCCACCCCGTGAAAGCGGCCGGCGAGTCGGGAGAAATGTCGTTTGGGAAGCCAtttgacggcggcggcgggcgggcgggtgtTTCCTTTTGACGCGGCGGCCCGCCGGCGCCTCACAGTGGCCGCCTTGTTTTGAAAAAGCCGAGCGCTCAATCCAGGCCTTTGTCGGCCCCACGTCAAATCCGGGCCCTTCCTCGAGCGGATCACGTGGCCCGGGAGAGCACTTGTTATTGCGCTATGCCCACCTTTTCAGCCCTATTGGATGGATTTTCTCTCTTCATTGTGGATGTGCGCGTTGGTCCGGCATCTGGGGGCTTCTTGTCAATTCACCAACGAAATCCGGATGTTATGGGAAAGGAAAGGCGCTGAAATGCCGCTTCCCAAATTTGACGCCAGGGGCCAAAGGGCCTGTTTTGGCCTTGCACTTGAGCGCTCTGGCCAGTAGAGGGCAATCTCTGATCCAATGTGAATGTGAAAAGGGGGCGGCGGCCTCCTCCCACTCGCGGCTTCGTATTTCATTCTAAATGCGGCGCCGCTTAAATAGTCCCCGTCCGCCGCCGCGCCCCCCCTTTCCCCAACCGGCGGCGGACGGCAGGCAGGCGAGCGATCGGGCGGCCGGCCCACCCAGCGAGCGAGCATGCCGTGTAGGTTTTCCTACGAGGAGGTCCCGTGCCGTCCGGCCGGCCCGTCGCCCAGGTAAACCGGCGCGCCCCCCCGCCCCACCTCCAAATGCTTGTGGCCAAAGCCGACGGTTGTGGACGGAAAGTCACAGTGTCTTATGTTCTCGTGAATATTTGTGGGTGGACGTCGACGTGACTGTCTTTGTTTGTTTCTCTCTTGCAGTGCCTCTGGAGCCAATATTGTTGCCATTGATAATAAAATCGAACAGGCCATGGTGAGTAAAGTCTTCATTTATGTGACCCTGGGTGGGGGGGTCATGCCCAATATGGATATGGCACACTGTGTGACGTATACCCTTTTGGGTTAACCTTGACAGTTGAAATGGAATCCTATTTTGTTAACGGCGTtccctcttgtttttttgtgatgtcacCAGGActtggtgaaaagccatttgatgTACGCCGTGCGCGAGGAAGTGGAGGTCTTGAAGGAGCAGATCAAAGAGCTTTTTGAGAGGAACTCTGTGCTGGAGCGCGAGAACGCCGTCTTGAAGTCGCTGTCCAACAGCGAGCAGCTCTCGCAGCTTCCCGCCGGAGCCCCGCTTCAAACGCCagtccaacaacaacaacaacaatctccACCTGAAATGCCAGCCcaaccgccaccgccgccaccgtcgTCGCAGGCCCCGCCCACGCAGACTCCCCCTCAGCCCGACGACAGCCAACAGCCAGCCAACGTCACCTCCGGTTTAAAACAAAACCAGCCGAGCGCGATCGACTAGCCCAGCGAGGACACCGTAGGTTAGCCCGCCGCCAGTGGAGCCGGGACGTACGGACAGACGGAGGGAATCCGTCGTCCCGCGGCGACGTCATCCTACGTTGACCAAATATCAacaacggggggggggggggggggcaaaagaTGGACGCCAACTCAAGAAAAGTTGGACCAAAGGCCACCGACTTGAGCACAAAGTATACGCAGTGTTAATGCAATCATCCGAGCACGGACTGGGGGTGCCGTGACCCCTTTGGATAAAGGGAGGGAGGGGACGTCACCCGGCGTTAAGGGAGAGTGGGATTATTTTTCTAAAGAGAGCTGCCCTTACTTGccttttatttattacatttgtggCGCCCTCTATTTTCGTCCAATGAAATGTCAGCGCCCTGTAACGGATTTCTTTGACTAAGTTGACattggacggacggacggacggacggaagtCAGAGTGGAAATCAAAATCCAGCCATGAAAAGAGCAGCGTGGTCAAAAATTCtgtgaagaaacaaaaaaagccgCGGCATCCCTTTCTCAAATAAAAAGGCATGGAATTGTGCCCCCATCCAAAGATTTGCTggcattttttcaaatggaatTGTTCCATTTTCTGCTTGGACACGTTCCACACCCCTTTTCCCTCTTTCAGTGCCAATCGCCGCCATAGACGTCCCGTCCCGTGTTGTCCATTGATGGGACTCGCTCGCTCGTCCCCTTCAGCAAATGACGTTTCTAGTATACTAATTTTACACTTGATTTGTATCACGACACAGGATGAAATTGCGATGGCGGGCAAGCCAGATGACGGCTGAACGGGACGTGGGCGGAGCCCCCACATTCAAGAAATCAAGTGAGCCATGTTTTCTTTCTTCAAATGCTGTTGCAATTTTTCATATGCCGATAGTTTTGTTACATTGACAATTTTGTGCTAtttaaataaaagcaatatTCAAACGGAGTTTGCTTTTGTGCcggagacacacacaaaaaaagacaaggatAAATAGCGAGTCaactatttttattcttttttttccaattgggaATTTGAATAAACTCATTTCTCACATTGGAAATATTTCATTCCATTAGAAAGTTAGAAAAAGCCTGTTGTTTTTTGACAAGCAGCTAAACGCCGCCCAtgataaaaacacttaaaaaaagccGGCCAACGTCCGTCCACATCTACCCGGGCCAGGAAAAGACTGGTCGCTCAGTCCACCAGCACCAATCTGCCGCCTTTACCTGTGGGAGCGCGTCGGGCCTTTAGAATGCCAAATCTCTCGTTCAAGCTCAGTGACGTTTGCTAccaagaagaagagaaaaaaaacatttcttcatTTCAACCTCATTTTGGGCCCCAAAAAACAGGAGCAAACAAGCAAATGTTAGTAGTACGAGACTGGAAAAGGGCTCCTACTTTTGGCCTTACCGCTTTCCCAACACGGTAGATCTGAAATCGAAGGGGCACTCCTCTGGGCCGCTCCTCCCGGCTCACTCGGGGCGCTGGGGGGTGCAAAGTCCAGGCCCGAGGAGGTCTACGCACACAAAGTGCCCTTTCAACGTGGCCTTTAAAAGGTAACATTCTTGCTATACTAAGTATCGCATGCATATGTATTTCTGTGCTTTGTGGCTCTTACTCGGCTTGAGTCATGGCGGCGGGGTTGTCTATGGAGACGGTGAGCTGTCCAGTGTTGTTCGTCCAGCTGCGCCATCTGGTGGATAAAGAGCGAACGGACTTCAAATAGATGGGAAATCCACTAAGTGGtgttttttggggctttttggCTCTTTTCTCGAGTCCGTTTGGGAGAAACACTCACGGACGGCTTCCGACGGGAAGCGGGCCACCGGGATTTGGTTTCCGCACCAGCGCTCGCACCTGAATTGAAGCCAAAGAGCCAGTCAGCCGCTGGGATTGGCGGCTGGGATTGGCGGCTGGGATTGGCGGCTGGGATTGGCCGCTGGCTAATAACGCTAGCTAATAACGCTGGCTACCTTGAGTCCTCGCCGATGAAGGAACGTGGCTTGGCGAGCGTCCGTCTGACGAGCGGGAGGATGACGTCTACAACAAAACAACGCGCACATTTCATTTTGtactgtgacctttgacctcacaaCCCCACTTTTGAATCACTACCTACAGGAAAACTCAAGTTGGCCTGGCCCTCAAGACAAACCATCAGCATAAATAACCCAATAGAGTAGGGTACGGCACGGGGCGAGGCTTTTCTCACCGCTGTTGCCGTGGAAACGGGCTTTTGACTGCCCTCTGCGTCTTGGGGACTTTGAGAGCGTTTGTGCCCAGCGGACGGCGTCCAAGGAAGGCCCGGGCTGCGCCTCCTCGGAACACGCCGCCTGGAACGCCTGGAGGTCAGGTGTCAAGAAGGCAaggccaagaagaagaagaaacgggACCTACTTTTGGGGTTTCTGGAGCGGCCTTTCATGTTTCCCCGAGTTGTCAAAGGTGTCTTTTGCGGTGGGCCGGCCGGATCCGTCTTGGCCGGTTTCCTCTTCCGATGTCGCCTTTTCTTTTTCAGGCGAATGATGTCGTCTGTCCAAAATCCAAGTGGTCAGCCCCGATACGGTGACGTTTTTCCCACACCAGACAGACCATACAATTAGAAATCTTTCTATTTGTAGCGTcccgtgtttaaaaaaaaactgcatcaatTCAAAACGGAAACTGGTGAAAGGAAAATGATAATAGATAGGCTTGTATCATAAATAGGGAGACAAAGTATCACCATTTCGACATATTGGCACAAGATTTGATGGAGGCAATCAGACAATCTGCCTATGTTGCTTTTCTGCAAATGGTGGGCATTTACGCGTGGACTGATGACCTTTTTCAGAAAAGCTCATGCAAGCCAACACTTTTGACTGACAGCGCCATTCCCGGGGCATTTTTAGACTCTCGCGTCATGCCGAGGACCTTACCGAGTGACATGTCCATTTTTTCACGAAGCGGTGATGTTTTCAAATGACGTTTATTCAACCCTGAGGACGGCACCCAGAACCCAACGCGGCCGGccgacaaaaaacaaacaaacaacggCGTGACGTCGGATTGCGCTCAATGCTTCAAGCTAAATTGTCGTCCTGGCCCGAGAAACGCCCCTCTTCCCGTGTAACAGCTACTGCGCACGCGCGTGCTGCTCCGTGGGCGCGACAAGCCGAAAATGGGTGTGCCTGGTCGATGGCCGCGTACCATTTAGTGGATCCGAAGagcgaagacaaaaaaaatagatctttCTACGCGGCCCACTGATAGAATCGAGCCAAACAGAACGCGGCCCACTGTTGTTACAAAACCTGTCGTAATTGCTTGTGTAAACTCACGTGCGGCGTGTTCGTGTACAGTAAATGTCATCTAACGACGTTCATTTTTCTTAATTTCTAGCGGCAACTCTTTTCTCTTCTCCTTCACTCTCACCGTTTATGAGACCTTGTCTTTACAAGAGGTAAGTCGCGCTACGCTTTTGAGTCAACTTGTAGTATTTGCCCTTTAGCACTGTTGCGTTCTCTCATTCAGGTGGAATTTTCAAAGGACCTTTTTCTCTTTGCTCACCGAGTCACTCGCCGCCGCAATGTCCGACAAAAAGCGCAAAGCACCCTCTGCTGCCGTCGAGTTTGGTAGCAAACGACGAAAAGTGGCTTCCTCTTCCCTCgcggagaagaagaagaagaagaaggaggaggaggagaagggggaGAAGAAGGAAGCGGGATGGATGCAGAAGCTCGTCCAGGAGCAAAGGCGTCAAAACCAGGACGTGAAAGTCAACGAGAAACGCCTTCGTTTCATTTCCGACGTACGAGAGACGAAGGAGGACTCTGCGGGGGTGCTATATTGGATGCTCAGGGACGTGAGAGTGCAAGGTGAGCGAGAGCCTGACGTCACACTGACCTTTTCTCATGGCGTCACTTCACAGGCTGACTGACATTGGAACCAATCCCACTCCGGTTTAACTTTTTAATatcagatttttcatttcacatcTTTTACTTTGATTTTGGGCATTATTTTTGGCTCAATTTGATGTACCCAAGCATTGCAGTGTATGTGACAAACTGGCCATCATCGATGAACCAGTTGAAACTGAcacccttttattttttttagataactgGGCCTTTGTGCACGCACAGCGCCTGGCACTGGAGAAAAATCTTCCTCTCCACGTCTGCTTCTGCCTCTTTGCGCCCAAATCCAAGCTGTCCACACGCAGGCATTTCGGTTTCTTGCTGAAAGGGCTGGAAGAAGTGGAAAAGGTAGAAAAGGCCCGAGAACCAGGTTCTCCTCCGACCCGCGACCCCCTCGCTTGACCTTGCCTGCCGCTGTCCCCGCAGGAATGCGCATCTCTGGGCGTCCCCTTCCATTTGCTGAGCTCTTCGGCGGGCCAAGCGCTGCCGGCTTTTGTGTCGGAGCGCCGCTTCGGGGCGCTGGTGACGGATTTCTCACCTCTCCGGGAACCTCTCCAGTGGTTGGACGAGGTGAAGAAGGCCCTTCCGCCGGACGTGCCTCTCTTTCAGGTAAAATGAACTTTGCCATTGGCAAAAATGATGGGGGGAAAAAGCATTGTTTTTGGCACAGTTGGAAAGAGAGCCCCCTGGTGGCTTAATGggtggagaacaaaaaaaaacatttcgtcAGCTCCCCACAATGAtgaactttgtcttttttttggacaGGTCGACGCCCACAATATCGTTCCGTGCTGGGTGGCCTCTCCCAAACAGGAATACGCCGCCAGGACGATCCGTGGGAAAATCACCAAGCTGTTACCCGAATTTCTGACCGAATTTCCCGCCGTGGAGAAGCACCCGTACGCGGCCGACAAAACTTTCAAAGTAAGCCAACGTTGACTTGTTTGGCTCTCGCCGTCGGTCGAGccccgccattttttttttttgggtccggTCAGCCGGTGGACTGGGCCAAAACCTTGTCCTCCCTGCCGTTGGACGACGGCGCGGGGGAGGTGGAGTGGGCCCGGCCGGGCCCGGCCTCGGGGTCGGCCGTGTTGGAGTCCTTCGTGGAGCGTCGCATCAAAAGCTTTGCCGCTCAGCGTAACGATCCCAACGCCGCCGCGCTCAGCCAACTCTCCCCGTGGATCCGCTTCGGTGAGTAAGAGGGCAGACTTTTTAGCCGGGCTTTGCTAAAATCCAAATGCTcgtaaaccgtacttagatattaaactatctctcttagatattaaactatctctcttagatattaaactatctctcttagatattaaactatctctcttagatattaaactctgtctcatgaatataattttgagagctggcttcaaaagtaaactctctgtcaccatttgaccggcgaccaaaagactggccagCGAGCGTCCGAGCACCCAGACGGCACAATTCCAAACTCCAGCGTGACGAACCCCCGCCTCGGACTGTTGTCACCGTAGTAAAACTGGAAAGAATATCaaaagaaattgtcaaaatatcCTTCCACGTCAATATTATCTTATATGTGGTCAAACAGGAGGGAAGTAAAGAACGGGAGCTGGATTGGCAACCACCAAAGTGGTGCTTTGGGCTCCATTTTGGCACAGCTTGAAGTTTCCCACCGAGCTTTAAGTGCTCTCGCAACTGCGCGCAAATGGATGGCGAGCTCCTTCACCGCGGCCGGCCACTTTGCGCGCGGCGGGTTAGCCGGGTGTCACGTTGCTCTTTTACCGACTCCCCGGCCGTAAAAGGACTCCCCGGCCATGGGGCGGCACGCCGCGACTGCCGCACTTTTCCGCCGTGGTGCTCTGACCGTCACGTGCACTTTTGGCCTTATAAAAGAGGATTTGTCAGCGTTTGATTTGGCTTCGTGCTCCAAAACGCACTTTTATTTTGGGACGCCTGAAATACGCCGGCCTTGACGTAGGCCTTTCTTTCCCACGGAAATGactgttttatatttttctttgcctCCCCTCCCCTCAGGACACCTGTCCGCCCAGCGCGTGGCGCTGCAAGTGCAACGCCACCGCAAGAACGCCGGCGAGTCGTTGGCGCCCTTCATGGAGGAGCTGGTGGTGCGGCGGGAGTTGACGGACAACTTTTGCTTTTACAACCCCCTTTACGACAGCCTCCGGGGTATCTTTATTCCCTTTTGGCGGCCCCCGTAAAAAGTGACCCGTGCGAACCGGCGGtggctttttcccccccaggCGCTTCGGAATGGGCCCAAAAGACCCTGCGGGATCACGCCGGGGACGAGAGGCCTTACCTGTACAGCCGAGAGCAACTGGAGGAAGCCCGCACACACGACAAGCTGTGGAACGCCGCTCAGGTGGGAGGAGCCGGGAGATTTTCTTGCGCCCGACCGAGTCGGTCGGATTGACTTCATCTTTGTCTGCGTGTCAGTATCAAATGGTCT from Stigmatopora nigra isolate UIUO_SnigA chromosome 9, RoL_Snig_1.1, whole genome shotgun sequence encodes:
- the LOC144201778 gene encoding TSC22 domain family protein 2-like isoform X2; translation: MSKMPAKKKSCFQITSVTQAQVAAAGAADDTESLEDPDESRPEDAAQEIHRQSRHGPASDGGSSEELADVAVAVERSPHFSVLSVTSLGDFRNAVAVASPLLVPQAAPQTPAPQAATAPAPGPPAAATSGTCTSRFRVIKLDHGTGEPFRRGRWMCAEYYEKESEGPGANRTPVGAAPEGDGGSAAETPCPADTSARQQVPVQPRSAGNELPQLQNSPVSPPPSARAPRLPDGQQASGQNQSEYHPPPTGQTADPGAPAFPQTVATGSGFPPGLPQSQGLHPAPTGHGLPAVGIGPSEGGGVGISDGAAARPLLPESLQLATPTVGSLFGIHIPGDGDEDSASGANIVAIDNKIEQAMDLVKSHLMYAVREEVEVLKEQIKELFERNSVLERENAVLKSLSNSEQLSQLPAGAPLQTPVQQQQQQSPPEMPAQPPPPPPSSQAPPTQTPPQPDDSQQPANVTSGLKQNQPSAID
- the LOC144201778 gene encoding TSC22 domain family protein 2-like isoform X1 codes for the protein MSKMPAKKKSCFQITSVTQAQVAAAGAADDTESLEDPDESRPEDAAQEIHRQSRHGPASDGGSSEELADVAVAVERSPHFSVLSVTSLGDFRNAVAVASPLLVPQAAPQTPAPQAATAPAPGPPAAATSGTCTSRFRVIKLDHGTGEPFRRGRWMCAEYYEKESEGPGANRTPVGAAPEGDGGSAAETPCPADTSARQQVPVQPRSAGNELPQLQNSPVSPPPSARAPRLPDGQQASGQNQSEYHPPPTGQTADPGAPAFPQTVATGSGFPPGLPQSQGLHPAPTGHGLPAVGIGPSEGGGVGISDGAAARPLLPESLQLATPTVGSLFGIHIPGDGDEDRNPSRAFYRAFQSGARLKAHADSASGANIVAIDNKIEQAMDLVKSHLMYAVREEVEVLKEQIKELFERNSVLERENAVLKSLSNSEQLSQLPAGAPLQTPVQQQQQQSPPEMPAQPPPPPPSSQAPPTQTPPQPDDSQQPANVTSGLKQNQPSAID